CGGCGAACCCGTCGGCCTCGATCAGCCGGGGGCGGGCGTTGAGTTCCAGGTTGAACTGCCCTAGTTCGGTCTGGAATGTTGGATCGGCCAGATTAGCCAGGATCTCCGCGTTGCGCATCGCCGGCTCGGCGTACGGGTCGATCAGGTTGAGCTCGATCTCCAGTCCGGTCGTCGGGCGGTCGGCATCGAACTTGAAGTCGTCGAGCATCAACGCGAACACGTCCAGGCACCGGCGAACCTTCTGCCGATAGCGGATGCGGTCCTCCCGGGTGAACGACGCCCCTGACCCGACATCCCTGCCCATATTGCCCTCCCCGGCGCAATGGTGTCGCCTGACGCCCGGCCACTGCGTACGAGCACAGGCCGAACGTGTGATGCGGCTCCCGACTGTGTTGGTGCATCCCTGCTCGACCGCGGCTGCCGCCGGCTCCCCAGGCCGGGACAGGCGTTGATCGCCCCAAAGTGAGCGAATAGCAGCGCTCGGTTTCACCTTTTCACATCTGGGCACCGTCTTCTACTGCGGTTATCACAGACAGCGGCACCCCGGTCACCGTTGCCGGTGACCGGGGTGCCGCTGTCTGTACCGACCGTCAGGCCTGCCGGATGGCCTCGCCCTCGATCTCGATCCGGATCTTCTTGCCCACCAGTACGCCGCCGGTCTCCAGCGCCACGTTCCAGGTGAGGCCGAACTCCTCCCGGTCGATCTCCGTGGTGGCGGTGAACCCGAAGATGTCCTGGCCGAACGGGCTGCGGCCAGCGCCTTCGAACTCGACGGTGAGCTCGACCGGGCGGGTGACGTCCTTGACCGTCAGCTCGCCAGCCAGCACGAACTCGGTCCCGCTGTGCGAGGTTATCCCGGTGCTGCGGTATTCGATCGTGGGGTACTTCTCCACGTCGAGGAAGTCGCCACTGCGCAGGTGGCCGTCCCGGTCCGCCTGACCGGTGGCGATGCTGCCGGCCTGCAGTACGGCCGTGACGGAGGACTGCAACGGATCC
The sequence above is a segment of the Solwaraspora sp. WMMD406 genome. Coding sequences within it:
- a CDS encoding YceI family protein, translating into MSTDQNTREWNGIVIPTAGTYQLDQAHKRVGFVARHMMVSKVRGEFAEATATITVAEDPLQSSVTAVLQAGSIATGQADRDGHLRSGDFLDVEKYPTIEYRSTGITSHSGTEFVLAGELTVKDVTRPVELTVEFEGAGRSPFGQDIFGFTATTEIDREEFGLTWNVALETGGVLVGKKIRIEIEGEAIRQA